Proteins co-encoded in one Pseudomonadota bacterium genomic window:
- a CDS encoding radical SAM protein: protein MTPFVIPFFIAHQGCPHRCVFCNQRHIAGSAEPGENSITPESITGEIKTWLERPRKNPLAPVQVAFYGGSFTGIETLKQQEYLSAVQPFIASGRVASIRISTRPDYIDDRIVQFLKSYKVKIVELGVQSLDDRVLAQSGRGHTAKQVEDAVELLQHHGFSVGVQLMVGLPGETTKSLFEGVRQVIGMRPDFVRIYPVLIIGDTELEILYNQGRYAPLTLNRAVALTAKMKERFGRAAIRVVRMGLQPSVSLEKSVIAGPYHPAFGELVLSRIMFNKTRAVLKGAEAGSGRQQGVHIASVDESIFRGPGNVSFKRLASLGLLDNRALVLEPLQERNTVFLSAA from the coding sequence ATGACTCCCTTTGTAATTCCTTTTTTCATCGCCCACCAGGGATGTCCCCATCGCTGTGTTTTCTGCAACCAGAGGCATATTGCCGGATCGGCCGAGCCGGGCGAAAACAGCATAACCCCCGAATCGATTACCGGGGAAATCAAAACCTGGCTGGAGCGGCCGCGAAAAAACCCTCTGGCGCCGGTGCAGGTGGCGTTTTACGGCGGCAGCTTCACAGGAATCGAGACCCTGAAGCAGCAAGAATATCTGAGCGCGGTCCAGCCATTCATTGCATCCGGGCGGGTAGCATCAATCCGGATATCAACCAGGCCGGATTATATTGATGATCGAATAGTGCAATTTCTGAAAAGTTACAAGGTCAAGATTGTTGAGTTGGGCGTCCAGTCCCTGGATGATCGGGTTCTTGCGCAGAGCGGTCGAGGGCATACCGCAAAGCAGGTTGAAGATGCCGTTGAGCTCCTGCAACATCATGGGTTTTCCGTAGGCGTTCAGTTGATGGTAGGACTTCCGGGCGAAACCACGAAATCCCTTTTTGAGGGTGTCCGGCAAGTGATTGGCATGCGGCCTGATTTTGTCCGGATTTATCCGGTGCTGATCATTGGTGATACGGAACTTGAAATACTGTATAATCAAGGGCGATATGCGCCCCTGACCCTGAATCGCGCCGTTGCTCTGACTGCGAAAATGAAAGAAAGGTTTGGCCGGGCGGCAATCAGGGTGGTGCGCATGGGTCTTCAGCCATCTGTGTCCCTTGAGAAAAGTGTGATTGCCGGGCCGTATCATCCGGCCTTTGGTGAACTTGTTCTTTCGCGGATAATGTTCAATAAGACAAGGGCGGTGCTCAAAGGTGCAGAAGCCGGAAGCGGGCGGCAGCAGGGTGTCCATATTGCTTCGGTTGATGAATCGATTTTCAGGGGTCCGGGCAATGTCAGCTTCAAGAGACTTGCCTCCCTCGGTCTCCTTGACAACAGAGCTTTGGTGCTGGAGCCGCTCCAGGAGAGAAATACGGTTTTTCTCTCGGCTGCATGA